The following proteins are co-located in the Flectobacillus major DSM 103 genome:
- a CDS encoding VRR-NUC domain-containing protein — protein MQLEKRELPPKYYLTYFQYLIDFVQKKYAHILNGQEEAFLAQFQHLTEDEQCLYIRFSNRRGSFFKTDKLKYAEIGNIPNVLRSLVEKGFLESLNEQHAPLSGGVLEIYNKAELITLAKLLNLDTKGKNALKKEELLDWLLESVPFGDMLAWLNPNQLEADYPLVIKVAFEEEVQMLKFLFFGSRYGDMSEFVVRDLGFQTYEQFDIENLVPHFQSRTEAEDKLKVSLAREDFYLMQEQKVEVLDIYNWFMSWTEIHFKNLSEIALPTYYRFALKVATFFEKAKELDMALSVFRLTQEPPSRERQVRILQKQKSLEEAIALCELMLAEPYNADEQFFALDFLNRLEAMAQKKKVKKAVTQQLHSADSIRLDKSWQRQVEFGVIHYYEQLHKKAAFTENHLWRSLFGLLFWDIIFDTESMAIHHPLQRSPSDLFKPTFFEKRKTKMEERLKVLEDSDLCNAYFHTTFFEKFGITNPLVDWYGGLFPLVLTLLEKLSPEQISAVMLEMAKNLREHVRGFPDLLIWDDAEYQFIEVKSPTDSLSNQQLYWLKFFETINLRAKVLRIEWQKPLEDSSE, from the coding sequence ATGCAATTAGAAAAAAGGGAGCTGCCCCCCAAATATTACCTAACATATTTCCAGTATTTGATTGACTTTGTCCAAAAAAAATATGCTCATATATTGAATGGGCAGGAAGAAGCTTTTTTGGCACAATTTCAGCACCTCACCGAAGATGAACAATGCCTTTATATTAGGTTTTCTAATAGAAGAGGCTCTTTTTTTAAGACAGACAAACTCAAATATGCCGAAATAGGCAATATCCCCAATGTGTTGAGAAGTCTCGTCGAAAAAGGCTTTTTGGAGTCGCTCAACGAACAACACGCTCCATTGAGCGGTGGAGTGTTAGAGATTTATAATAAAGCCGAACTGATTACATTGGCCAAACTTCTCAATCTGGACACCAAAGGTAAAAATGCCCTCAAAAAAGAAGAACTGCTCGACTGGCTACTAGAATCGGTGCCGTTTGGCGATATGCTGGCATGGCTCAACCCCAATCAACTCGAAGCAGACTATCCTTTAGTTATCAAAGTAGCCTTTGAAGAGGAAGTTCAGATGTTAAAATTCCTATTTTTTGGTTCAAGATACGGCGATATGTCTGAGTTTGTAGTTCGGGATTTGGGCTTTCAAACTTACGAGCAATTTGATATTGAGAATCTTGTTCCTCATTTCCAAAGCCGTACCGAAGCCGAAGATAAACTCAAGGTCAGCCTAGCCAGAGAGGATTTTTACCTAATGCAAGAACAAAAAGTAGAAGTGTTAGATATATACAATTGGTTTATGTCTTGGACAGAGATCCATTTCAAAAATCTATCCGAAATAGCCCTTCCTACGTATTATCGGTTTGCACTAAAAGTAGCTACCTTTTTTGAAAAAGCCAAAGAACTAGACATGGCATTGTCTGTATTTAGGCTTACACAAGAGCCCCCTTCCCGTGAGCGACAAGTGCGTATATTACAGAAACAAAAAAGCTTGGAAGAGGCCATAGCTCTTTGTGAGCTGATGCTGGCCGAACCTTATAATGCCGATGAACAGTTTTTTGCCCTTGACTTCCTCAACCGCCTAGAAGCTATGGCTCAGAAGAAAAAAGTCAAAAAGGCTGTTACTCAGCAGCTCCATAGTGCCGATAGCATTAGGCTAGATAAATCATGGCAACGTCAGGTAGAGTTTGGTGTAATACATTATTATGAGCAACTCCACAAAAAGGCAGCTTTTACCGAAAATCACCTTTGGCGAAGTTTGTTTGGTTTGCTATTCTGGGATATTATTTTCGATACCGAAAGTATGGCTATTCATCACCCTTTACAGCGTTCACCTTCCGATTTATTTAAGCCTACATTCTTTGAAAAAAGAAAAACCAAGATGGAAGAACGCCTAAAGGTACTGGAAGATTCTGACCTCTGTAATGCGTATTTTCATACAACTTTTTTTGAAAAATTTGGCATTACCAACCCATTGGTAGACTGGTATGGTGGGCTATTTCCATTGGTACTCACCTTGCTTGAAAAGCTTTCGCCCGAACAAATCAGTGCCGTTATGTTAGAAATGGCCAAGAATTTACGAGAACACGTAAGGGGATTCCCCGACCTTTTGATATGGGACGATGCCGAGTATCAGTTTATCGAGGTAAAGTCGCCAACTGATAGCCTTTCAAACCAACAATTGTATTGGCTCAAGTTCTTTGAAACCATCAATTTACGAGCAAA
- a CDS encoding phosphoglycerate kinase — translation MKTVNSYNFAGKRALIRVDFNVPLNERFEITDDTRIKATIPTITKILNDGGSVILMSHLGRPKDGPTEKYSLKHLVNPLSVVFGRKVKFADDCIGQSAYDQAASLQPGEILLLENLRFYKEEEKGNVEFAEKLSKLGDVWVNDAFGTAHRAHASTAVIGQFFEDRICGYVMSAEIENAKKILESAERPFTAIMGGSKISDKILIIERLLDKVDNLIIGGGMTYTFSLAEGGKIGKSISEPDKVDLAKSLLEKAAVKGVNIYMPLDNMCADKFSNDAERQIVNRGEIPDGWEGLDIGPKTVELFSEVIASSKTVLWNGPMGVFEFPNFAIGTNAIADAVVKATEENGAFSLIGGGDSASAVNNAGYGERVSYVSTGGGALLEYMEGKILPGVAALE, via the coding sequence ATGAAGACTGTCAATTCCTACAATTTTGCAGGCAAGCGTGCATTAATTCGTGTTGACTTTAACGTTCCATTAAACGAGCGTTTTGAAATCACTGACGACACTCGTATTAAGGCTACTATTCCTACTATTACCAAAATTCTTAATGACGGTGGCTCGGTTATTTTGATGTCACACTTAGGAAGACCAAAGGACGGTCCTACCGAAAAATATTCGTTAAAACACTTAGTTAACCCGCTTTCTGTAGTATTTGGTCGCAAAGTAAAATTTGCCGACGATTGTATCGGACAGTCGGCTTATGACCAAGCTGCAAGCTTACAACCAGGCGAAATCTTGTTGTTAGAAAACCTTCGTTTTTATAAAGAAGAGGAAAAAGGAAATGTAGAATTTGCTGAAAAGTTGTCGAAATTAGGCGATGTTTGGGTAAATGATGCTTTTGGTACAGCTCACCGTGCTCATGCTTCAACAGCCGTAATTGGCCAGTTTTTTGAAGACCGTATCTGTGGTTATGTGATGTCTGCCGAAATTGAAAATGCCAAGAAAATTTTGGAAAGCGCAGAACGTCCTTTCACCGCTATTATGGGTGGTTCTAAAATTTCTGATAAAATCTTGATTATCGAACGTTTATTGGATAAGGTAGACAACCTCATTATTGGTGGTGGTATGACTTACACATTCTCGTTGGCAGAAGGTGGCAAAATTGGTAAGTCAATCAGCGAGCCAGATAAAGTAGATTTGGCTAAGTCGTTGTTGGAAAAGGCAGCGGTTAAAGGTGTAAATATTTATATGCCATTAGACAATATGTGTGCCGATAAATTTAGCAACGATGCCGAGCGCCAAATTGTTAACCGTGGCGAGATTCCTGATGGCTGGGAAGGATTAGATATTGGCCCAAAAACAGTTGAATTATTTAGCGAAGTAATTGCTAGCTCAAAAACTGTACTGTGGAATGGCCCAATGGGAGTATTTGAGTTCCCTAATTTTGCTATCGGTACAAATGCTATTGCCGATGCAGTAGTAAAAGCAACTGAAGAAAACGGTGCATTTTCGTTGATTGGTGGTGGTGATTCGGCCTCGGCTGTCAACAACGCTGGTTATGGCGAGCGAGTATCGTATGTGTCGACAGGTGGAGGTGCTTTATTAGAGTATATGGAAGGCAAAATATTACCAGGTGTAGCTGCTTTAGAATAA
- a CDS encoding bifunctional UDP-N-acetylmuramoyl-tripeptide:D-alanyl-D-alanine ligase/alanine racemase produces the protein MKFQTEPIVTNAQYLLNDSRQLSSPSNSIFFAIKGLHHDGHQYLDDLYRKGVREFVVEKAGCTSIVMRELNRMVDAKVWQVNSSIAAMQDIAREHRNQFNLPVIGVTGSNGKTVVKEWLSQLLGNRFQVIKSPKSYNSQIGVPLSVWQIGKNHSMAIFEAGISRPNEMANLAKIIQPSIGIFTNIGTAHNEFFGDTTQKIREKIKLFDQAQTLIYCADYVDIDEVVKKEFIYTNPNCKILSWSRVLASGIRVDWVVGQQNTKVSLILDDCDTEDEDLPFQGGRGMNLDIPFTDEASIENVIHCIVTLIHLGYNELEIQARLQILRPVSMRLEIKQGIHGNYLIDDTYNNDIAGLTIALNFLTQQKQRERKVLILSDLLETGIIERDLYNQIAYLVHDKNIDMFIGIGEVLTKNCSVFTIPSKNGVRQGELHFFRTTQDFLESKLTDTIRESVVLVKGARKFGFESIVNRLVQKTHGTVLEINLDAITNNLNVYRDKIGQQTKIMVMVKAFAYGSGSTEVANLLQFHGVDYLTVAYADEGVSLRQNGVYLPIMVMNPSPSDFEQIVHYNLEPEIYSPRILQEFSDFIDERKLTAKIHIKLDTGMHRLGFEQEEIPTLLQVLTNNPNLWVSTIFSHLVGADESQFDDFTHLQVERYTTMANQISEAIGYSPSRHIANSAGIARFSEARLDMVRLGIGLYGVAATPEDQTQLQMVGTLKTVISQIKTINPDETVGYGRRGVLTRKTRTATIAIGYADGFDRRFGRGVGEVLVHGIRCKVLGSVCMDMTMIDITDVPNVQEGDEVILFGKDLTIMELAEKIGTIPYEILTSVSERVKRVFYQI, from the coding sequence ATGAAATTTCAGACAGAGCCCATTGTCACCAACGCACAATATTTACTGAACGATAGTCGTCAGCTATCTTCTCCGAGTAATTCTATTTTTTTTGCTATTAAAGGATTGCACCATGATGGACATCAATACCTCGACGACCTTTATCGAAAAGGAGTTCGTGAGTTTGTTGTAGAAAAAGCAGGCTGTACAAGTATTGTCATGCGTGAGCTCAACCGTATGGTTGATGCAAAAGTTTGGCAAGTTAATAGTAGCATAGCGGCTATGCAAGATATTGCCCGTGAACACCGCAATCAGTTTAATTTACCTGTGATTGGTGTAACTGGCAGCAACGGCAAAACCGTTGTAAAAGAATGGCTTTCGCAGTTGCTAGGCAATCGTTTTCAGGTTATCAAAAGCCCCAAAAGTTATAATTCGCAAATAGGTGTGCCTTTGTCGGTTTGGCAAATTGGCAAAAATCACTCTATGGCTATTTTTGAAGCGGGTATTTCTCGGCCCAACGAAATGGCCAATTTAGCAAAAATCATTCAGCCTAGTATAGGGATTTTTACCAATATTGGTACAGCTCATAACGAGTTTTTTGGCGATACCACCCAAAAAATCCGTGAAAAAATAAAGCTATTTGACCAAGCCCAAACGCTTATCTATTGTGCCGACTATGTCGATATTGATGAGGTTGTTAAGAAAGAATTTATCTATACCAATCCCAACTGCAAAATACTATCGTGGTCACGTGTGTTGGCTTCTGGGATTAGGGTAGATTGGGTTGTGGGGCAGCAAAATACCAAAGTTTCACTAATATTGGACGACTGCGATACAGAGGATGAAGATTTGCCATTTCAAGGTGGAAGGGGTATGAACCTAGATATTCCTTTTACTGATGAGGCTTCTATCGAAAACGTCATTCATTGTATCGTTACCCTAATTCATTTGGGATATAATGAGTTAGAGATTCAGGCTCGCCTACAGATTTTAAGGCCTGTATCTATGCGTTTAGAAATCAAGCAGGGGATTCATGGAAACTATTTGATTGACGATACCTATAACAACGATATTGCAGGCCTAACCATTGCCCTGAATTTTTTGACACAACAAAAACAGCGAGAGCGTAAAGTGCTTATTTTGAGCGATTTGTTAGAAACAGGTATTATCGAACGAGATTTATATAATCAAATAGCCTATTTGGTTCACGATAAAAATATTGATATGTTTATTGGGATAGGGGAGGTTTTGACCAAAAATTGTAGCGTATTTACGATACCATCGAAAAATGGCGTACGTCAGGGTGAACTACATTTTTTTAGGACTACCCAAGACTTTTTGGAAAGCAAACTAACCGATACCATTCGTGAGAGTGTGGTACTGGTAAAAGGGGCACGTAAGTTTGGGTTTGAAAGCATTGTCAATAGGTTGGTACAAAAAACACACGGCACTGTTTTGGAAATAAACCTTGATGCAATTACCAATAACCTGAATGTCTATCGCGATAAGATTGGTCAACAAACCAAAATTATGGTAATGGTCAAGGCTTTTGCTTATGGTTCGGGAAGTACAGAAGTAGCCAATCTGTTGCAGTTTCATGGGGTCGACTATCTAACGGTGGCATACGCCGATGAAGGCGTTTCGCTTCGTCAGAATGGCGTGTACTTGCCTATTATGGTTATGAACCCTTCACCTAGTGATTTCGAGCAGATTGTACATTATAACCTTGAGCCTGAGATTTATAGCCCTCGAATCCTACAAGAGTTTTCAGATTTTATTGATGAACGAAAACTTACTGCCAAAATCCATATCAAGCTCGATACGGGTATGCATAGGTTGGGCTTTGAACAAGAAGAAATACCAACCTTGTTACAGGTACTCACCAATAACCCCAATCTTTGGGTTTCTACCATATTTAGTCATTTGGTGGGTGCCGATGAGTCACAATTTGATGATTTTACGCATTTGCAAGTAGAACGATATACTACAATGGCCAATCAGATTTCAGAAGCTATTGGCTATTCACCATCTCGACATATTGCTAATTCGGCAGGAATTGCCCGTTTTTCGGAAGCTCGCCTCGATATGGTAAGGCTTGGTATAGGCCTGTACGGCGTGGCTGCTACTCCAGAAGACCAAACACAGTTACAAATGGTAGGAACACTCAAAACGGTTATTTCTCAAATAAAAACGATTAATCCCGACGAAACAGTCGGTTATGGACGTAGAGGCGTTTTGACACGTAAAACACGTACTGCCACTATTGCTATTGGTTATGCCGATGGCTTTGACCGACGGTTTGGGCGTGGAGTTGGCGAGGTTTTAGTACATGGTATTCGTTGTAAAGTGCTTGGAAGTGTTTGTATGGATATGACCATGATTGATATTACCGATGTCCCAAATGTACAAGAAGGCGACGAAGTGATATTGTTTGGTAAAGACCTTACTATTATGGAATTGGCCGAAAAAATTGGAACAATTCCGTATGAAATTTTGACGAGTGTGAGTGAACGAGTAAAGCGAGTTTTTTATCAGATTTGA
- a CDS encoding DeoR/GlpR family DNA-binding transcription regulator, translated as MLKEERQQLILEKLGTDKKVTLVELGQILNVSYDSVRRDVIELEDRGLLKKVHGGAIANSYLSMKASRGLGIANNEFNIITKKAQKLIENHSIVLMDGGTTNFYIAEQLPKNLEITVVTNNPHLATALAEHPKVEVILLGGSFYKRYQITLGNKTMQDLEHINADLYFMGINSVHPQKGLAIRQFEESLLKQKMMTVAKKTVSCVIEEKLNRVENYKVCDIDDLDYLITSLNPSEKALQNFRGKHVEIL; from the coding sequence ATGCTTAAAGAAGAACGTCAACAATTAATCCTTGAAAAGTTAGGAACTGATAAAAAAGTAACTTTAGTAGAATTGGGACAGATTCTCAATGTTTCCTACGATAGTGTGCGGAGGGATGTTATTGAATTGGAAGACCGAGGGCTTCTGAAAAAAGTGCACGGCGGTGCTATTGCCAATTCGTATTTGTCGATGAAAGCAAGCCGAGGCTTGGGTATCGCCAATAATGAGTTTAATATAATTACCAAGAAAGCCCAAAAACTCATAGAAAATCATTCTATTGTTTTGATGGATGGTGGTACTACTAATTTTTATATTGCCGAGCAATTGCCTAAGAATCTGGAGATTACAGTGGTTACCAATAACCCTCATTTGGCTACAGCCTTGGCCGAGCATCCAAAAGTCGAAGTGATTTTATTAGGAGGGTCTTTTTATAAAAGATACCAAATTACACTTGGTAATAAAACCATGCAAGATTTGGAACACATCAATGCCGATTTGTATTTTATGGGTATCAATAGCGTACATCCGCAAAAAGGCTTAGCAATACGACAATTTGAAGAATCATTGTTGAAGCAAAAAATGATGACTGTAGCTAAGAAAACGGTATCGTGTGTAATCGAAGAAAAACTGAATCGGGTAGAAAACTATAAGGTTTGTGATATTGATGATTTAGATTATTTGATAACAAGCTTGAACCCTAGTGAAAAAGCTTTGCAAAATTTTAGAGGAAAACATGTAGAAATTCTGTAA
- a CDS encoding DUF3592 domain-containing protein — protein sequence MESVLASILLISGRPTQPFTGVPPVVMIAFMAISLALIILGIVLVKKRQSWVQHSQITLGEIVEISKRYERSDKMGQSPIYFPVVSFTVNGRTFKIESETGMPRISQVGEKVEVRFNPENPYESTLGTSNIPGTKPGLFFILGVLLLVASAVLTAHSQVALALK from the coding sequence ATGGAAAGCGTGTTAGCTTCGATTTTATTAATATCTGGTCGTCCAACCCAACCATTTACAGGTGTACCACCAGTAGTTATGATAGCGTTCATGGCAATATCTTTAGCATTAATTATTTTAGGAATAGTACTTGTGAAAAAACGCCAGTCATGGGTTCAGCATTCACAAATTACCTTAGGAGAAATCGTAGAAATTAGTAAAAGATATGAACGTAGCGACAAAATGGGACAATCACCGATTTACTTCCCAGTAGTGTCTTTTACAGTGAATGGTAGAACATTCAAAATTGAGTCTGAAACTGGAATGCCAAGAATCAGTCAAGTTGGCGAAAAAGTTGAAGTTAGATTCAATCCAGAAAATCCTTATGAATCTACATTAGGTACAAGCAATATTCCTGGAACAAAACCTGGTTTATTTTTCATCTTAGGGGTGTTGTTGCTTGTTGCAAGTGCAGTACTTACTGCTCATTCGCAAGTAGCATTAGCTTTAAAATAA
- the corA gene encoding magnesium/cobalt transporter CorA — protein sequence MTKKKKYIHSNLGTSPGTLTYIGPDVEFATKITRIEYNADSYKITPIPHFSQINQITLDPNKRHWFNIDGIHEPAVVAAIGEIFHLHPLILEDIMNTQQKPKFEYYDEGQLFFTFKMTEYNPFTREIEVEHLSLILLNNCVISFQEERNKDVFNPVISRIIASAGKTRKNGADYLLYCLIDLVVDHYFEVLDCFSENIEKLEEDIISDAQSKSMRELYSIKREVMLMKKVIFPLREMISGLLREDIDAISANTALYLRDVHDHTSQVLENIESYRELIASLMDLYLSQVSNKMNNIMKVLTVISVIFMPLTFVAGIYGMNFDDMPELHWRYGYPVVWGVMIALVIGMLIGFRKKGWL from the coding sequence ATGACAAAGAAAAAAAAATACATTCATTCCAACTTAGGTACTTCACCTGGTACATTAACTTATATTGGTCCAGATGTTGAATTTGCTACTAAAATCACCCGTATTGAATACAATGCCGATTCCTATAAAATCACCCCAATACCACATTTTAGCCAAATTAACCAAATCACACTCGACCCCAACAAACGACATTGGTTCAATATCGACGGGATTCACGAGCCTGCCGTTGTGGCTGCCATAGGCGAAATATTTCACCTCCACCCACTCATTTTGGAGGACATCATGAATACCCAACAAAAACCCAAGTTTGAATATTACGATGAAGGACAACTGTTTTTTACCTTCAAAATGACAGAATACAACCCCTTTACTCGCGAAATAGAAGTAGAACACCTCAGCTTAATACTCCTCAACAACTGTGTTATTTCTTTTCAGGAAGAACGCAACAAAGATGTGTTCAATCCTGTAATTAGCCGCATTATTGCCTCGGCTGGCAAAACTCGTAAAAACGGGGCTGATTACCTTTTGTATTGCTTAATCGACCTTGTGGTTGACCACTATTTTGAAGTGCTAGACTGCTTTTCTGAAAATATCGAAAAACTAGAAGAAGATATTATCAGCGATGCCCAATCGAAGTCGATGCGAGAGCTATACAGTATCAAAAGGGAAGTTATGTTAATGAAAAAAGTAATTTTTCCACTGCGTGAAATGATTTCGGGCTTACTCCGAGAAGACATTGATGCTATTTCGGCCAATACGGCCTTGTACCTCCGAGATGTACACGACCATACCTCTCAAGTACTCGAAAATATAGAATCCTACCGAGAACTCATTGCCTCGTTAATGGATCTCTATTTGTCGCAAGTAAGCAACAAAATGAATAATATTATGAAAGTACTTACGGTTATTTCGGTCATTTTTATGCCTTTGACTTTTGTAGCTGGTATTTATGGCATGAACTTCGACGATATGCCCGAATTACATTGGCGGTACGGGTATCCAGTAGTGTGGGGCGTTATGATTGCCTTGGTGATTGGTATGCTGATTGGCTTCAGAAAAAAAGGCTGGCTATAG
- the mce gene encoding methylmalonyl-CoA epimerase, translating into MQHVEHIGIAVKSLADSNALFTKLLGVTPYKQEGVEAEGVLTSFFQTGQTKIELLEATNPESPIAKFIEKKGEGIHHIAFEVANIIEEMARLKAEGFILLNETPKQGADNKLICFLHPKSTNSVLIELCQSIVQ; encoded by the coding sequence ATGCAACACGTTGAACACATAGGAATTGCCGTGAAGAGTTTGGCGGATTCTAACGCCTTATTCACCAAGTTATTGGGCGTAACACCTTACAAACAAGAAGGGGTAGAGGCGGAGGGGGTACTAACTTCTTTTTTTCAGACAGGACAGACCAAAATTGAGCTATTAGAAGCTACCAACCCCGAGAGTCCTATCGCAAAATTTATAGAAAAAAAAGGAGAAGGTATTCATCATATTGCCTTTGAAGTGGCCAATATTATTGAGGAAATGGCTCGCCTGAAGGCTGAAGGCTTTATTTTGTTGAATGAAACCCCTAAGCAAGGAGCTGATAATAAACTTATTTGTTTTTTGCATCCAAAATCAACCAATTCGGTATTGATAGAGCTTTGCCAGAGTATCGTGCAGTAG
- a CDS encoding LiaI-LiaF-like domain-containing protein: MNSKNIFTGGLLIFLGIIFLGKEYNWFHINWHDIARMWPLLLIYLGLMAFVGKSSRSATVISIIMLAVFIPLTIVRSCQERIESTGIFDRDNDGDIHIDLGDDSDNDDTDSSYEGNNAGGKQRMIESMNPAIKNASFEFAGGAAEFGINGTSNELIEADADLDFGNISLKKTGEGDNPTVKFSLKGKKNNINFDSDRHNKVDIKLNPNVAWDMKFEFGAGKADFDLSPYKINKLSIKTGVTETDIKLGDLSDNIDVDVESGLTSIEFDIPNNSGCRIKVKGGLNSKNFQGFSKNGDYWETPDYEKASKKIQINFEGGLQDLKVKRY; encoded by the coding sequence ATGAACTCAAAAAATATTTTTACTGGTGGGCTTCTGATTTTTCTAGGTATTATTTTTCTAGGAAAAGAATATAACTGGTTTCACATCAATTGGCACGATATAGCTCGTATGTGGCCATTATTGTTAATCTATCTTGGACTCATGGCTTTTGTTGGTAAAAGCAGCCGCTCGGCCACTGTTATCTCAATTATTATGTTGGCGGTTTTTATACCTTTAACTATTGTACGTAGTTGTCAAGAAAGAATAGAATCTACTGGGATTTTTGACCGTGATAACGATGGCGATATTCATATCGACCTTGGCGACGACAGCGATAACGACGATACCGATTCTTCGTATGAGGGCAATAACGCTGGCGGAAAACAACGCATGATTGAATCAATGAATCCTGCTATCAAGAATGCCTCTTTTGAATTTGCTGGTGGTGCTGCCGAGTTTGGTATCAATGGCACTAGCAACGAACTAATAGAAGCCGATGCCGACCTCGATTTTGGTAATATTTCTTTGAAAAAAACAGGTGAAGGCGATAACCCGACGGTTAAGTTTTCGTTAAAAGGCAAAAAAAATAATATCAATTTTGATAGCGACCGCCACAATAAAGTTGACATAAAGCTCAATCCTAATGTAGCATGGGACATGAAATTTGAATTTGGTGCAGGAAAAGCTGATTTCGACCTAAGTCCTTACAAAATCAATAAGCTTTCGATTAAAACAGGTGTCACCGAAACCGATATTAAATTAGGCGACCTAAGCGACAATATCGATGTAGATGTAGAGTCGGGGCTAACGTCGATTGAATTTGATATTCCTAATAATTCGGGTTGCCGAATTAAGGTAAAAGGGGGCTTGAACAGTAAAAATTTCCAAGGATTCTCTAAAAATGGAGATTATTGGGAAACACCCGATTATGAGAAAGCCAGCAAGAAAATCCAAATAAATTTTGAAGGAGGCTTACAAGATCTAAAAGTAAAACGCTATTAA
- a CDS encoding PspC domain-containing protein translates to MNEKLYRIPSKATLGGVCAGLSERFGIETSILQLIFFFGTIMSHGIFFWMYIILWIALPAKNEWDTANTTDTNQFNFNNTTMKKDSSKVWGAVLIGLGLIFFLDEWIPSFDFDKLWPLVLIAVGGYIIFKDKLPNNNNNNSDF, encoded by the coding sequence ATGAACGAAAAGCTATATCGCATACCTTCAAAAGCAACCTTGGGAGGTGTATGTGCAGGACTTTCTGAAAGATTTGGCATCGAAACATCAATTCTTCAATTAATATTTTTCTTCGGAACAATCATGTCGCATGGCATATTTTTCTGGATGTACATTATTTTGTGGATAGCCCTACCTGCCAAAAACGAATGGGATACCGCCAATACAACCGATACAAATCAATTTAACTTTAATAATACGACCATGAAAAAAGATTCAAGCAAAGTTTGGGGAGCAGTTTTAATTGGATTAGGATTAATATTCTTTTTAGATGAATGGATTCCTAGCTTTGATTTTGACAAATTATGGCCTTTAGTATTGATTGCGGTAGGTGGCTATATCATTTTTAAAGACAAACTACCCAACAATAACAACAACAATTCTGATTTCTAA
- a CDS encoding thioredoxin family protein, with protein sequence MTGTFEELIASPTPVIIDFTASWCVPCKKITPILGQLVDELDEEISIIKIDVDKNPILRKKYNITAVPTLIAFKNGKQKWRHTGMITLAKAKLAIRGIL encoded by the coding sequence ATGACAGGTACTTTCGAAGAATTAATTGCCTCACCCACTCCAGTAATAATAGACTTTACTGCATCTTGGTGTGTTCCTTGTAAAAAAATTACGCCTATTTTAGGTCAGTTAGTTGATGAACTGGATGAAGAAATCTCTATTATTAAAATTGATGTTGATAAAAATCCAATTTTAAGAAAGAAATATAATATTACGGCTGTACCAACTTTGATTGCTTTTAAAAATGGTAAACAAAAATGGAGACATACTGGTATGATTACTTTAGCAAAAGCCAAACTGGCAATTAGAGGAATTTTGTAA